Proteins found in one Sorghum bicolor cultivar BTx623 chromosome 1, Sorghum_bicolor_NCBIv3, whole genome shotgun sequence genomic segment:
- the LOC110431712 gene encoding pathogenesis-related protein 1-like: protein MASNSWTLEIPSPVAAPRLFRAAVMDWHNLAPKVASHVVTSAHPVEGDGGVGSVRQFNFTSFMPFSFMKEKLESLDVDKCECKSTLVEGGGIGVAVETAASHIKVEPAAGGGSVVKVESTYKLLPGVDVKGEEVKAKEAVTAIFKGAEAYLVANPDAYN, encoded by the exons ATGGCTTCCAACAGCTGGACCCTAGAGATCCCGTCGCCGGTGGCCGCGCCGCGCCTGTTCCGCGCCGCCGTGATGGACTGGCACAACCTGGCGCCCAAGGTCGCCTCTCACGTCGTCACAAGCGCCCATCCCGTGGAGGGCGACGGCGGTGTTGGCAGCGTCAGGCAGTTCAACTTCACCTCAT TCATGCCGTTCAGCTTCATGAAGGAGAAGCTCGAGTCCCTGGACGTGGACAAATGCGAGTGCAAGTCGACGCTCGTCGAGGGTGGCGGCATCGGCGTGGCCGTCGAGACCGCGGCGTCGCACATCAAGGTGGAGcccgcggccggcggcggcagcgtggTGAAGGTGGAGTCGACCTACAAGCTGCTGCCGGGTGTGGACGTGAAGGGCGAGGAAGTCAAGGCCAAGGAGGCAGTCACCGCCATTTTCAAGGGTGCCGAGGCCTACCTCGTCGCCAACCCCGACGCCTACAACTAA
- the LOC110431711 gene encoding pathogenesis-related protein 1-like produces the protein MASNSWTLEIPSPVAAPRLFRAAVMDWHNLAPKVASHVVTSAHPVEGDGGVGSVRQFNFTSFMPFSFMKEKLESLDMDKCECKSTLVEGGGIGVAVETAASHIKVEPAAGGGSVVKVESTYKLLPGVDVKGEEVKAKEAVTAIFKGAEAYLVANPDAYN, from the exons ATGGCTTCCAACAGCTGGACCCTCGAGATCCCGTCGCCGGTGGCCGCGCCGCGCCTGTTCCGCGCCGCCGTGATGGACTGGCACAACCTGGCGCCCAAGGTCGCCTCTCACGTCGTCACAAGCGCCCATCCCGTGGAGGGCGACGGCGGTGTTGGCAGCGTCAGGCAGTTCAACTTCACCTCAT TCATGCCATTCAGCTTCATGAAGGAGAAGCTCGAGTCCCTGGACATGGACAAGTGCGAGTGCAAGTCGACGCTCGTCGAGGGAGGCGGCATCGGCGTGGCCGTCGAGACCGCGGCGTCGCACATCAAGGTGGAGcccgcggccggcggcggcagcgtggTGAAGGTGGAGTCGACCTACAAGCTGCTGCCGGGTGTGGACGTGAAGGGCGAGGAAGTCAAGGCCAAGGAGGCAGTCACCGCCATCTTCAAGGGTGCCGAGGCCTACCTCGTCGCCAACCCCGACGCCTACAACTAA